A single window of Watersipora subatra chromosome 9, tzWatSuba1.1, whole genome shotgun sequence DNA harbors:
- the LOC137404731 gene encoding uncharacterized protein codes for MVDLPAVRLEPATPFHYSGMDCFGPFHAKDGRREVKRYGLMFTCLTSRAVHIEMLDNLTTDAFLNSLRCLIAMRGNVKSLYSDQGTNFRGAQTELKKNLAEINEELHKKLAEKFECEFLFNTSSSSHMGGVWERQIRTARQALKGLIQERHAQLTSSSLRTLFYEATNIINSRPLTVEDLNDPNSHPLTPNHLLHFKSDVCLPPPGDLKDADAYSRKQWRRIQHLANIFWKKWRLGYLQTLQHRPKWTDEKESLKVGDIVFVMDANPLRNQWKLAKVTEMIESHDGRGRRAKLTLDNTQSDRQGRAIKQATEIERPLNKLIILTRV; via the coding sequence ATGGTGGACCTACCAGCCGTACGATTGGAACCAGCCACACCATTCCACTACTCCGGAATGGATTGTTTTGGGCCGTTTCACGCCAAAGATGGACGCCGTGAAGTTAAACGCTACGGACTGATGTTCACATGCCTAACATCTCGAGCAGTCCACATAGAAATGCTAGACAATTTGACCACGGATGCGTTTCTGAACTCACTCAGATGCCTAATAGCCATGCGAGGCAATGTGAAGTCACTCTATTCAGACCAAGGCACTAATTTCAGAGGTGCACAgacagaactgaaaaaaaacctggctgaaataaatgaagaactgcacaaaaaacttgCAGAAAAGTTTGAATGTGAATTTCTTTTTAACACCTCATCGTCAAGCCACATGGGAGGCGTTTGGGAAAGACAGATTAGAACAGCGAGACAGGCTCTAAAAGGACTAATCCAAGAAAGACACGCACAGCTTACTAGTTCCTCTCTCCGAACACTCTTTTACGAGGCTACCAACATTATAAACAGCAGACCGCTCACAGTGGAAGATCTAAATGACCCCAACAGCCATCCTCTCACACCAAACCACCTGCTGCACTTCAAATCAGATGTTTGCCTACCACCACCAGGGGACTTAAAAGACGCAGATGCCTACTCCAGAAAACAGTGGCGAAGAATACAACATTTGGCCAACATCTTCTGGAAGAAATGGAGACTGGGATATCTGCAAACCTTGCAGCATAGACCGAAGTGGACCGATGAGAAAGAGTCGCTAAAAGTCGGCGACATAGTTTTTGTGATGGATGCTAACCCACTACGAAACCAGTGGAAGCTGGCTAAAGTAACAGAGATGATCGAAAGCCATGATGGAAGAGGTAGAAGAGCGAAGTTAACACTAGACAACACTCAATCAGACCGACAAGGTAGAGCCATCAAACAAGCTACGGAGATAGAAAGACCGCTGAACAAGCTGATCATTCTGACTCGAGTTTGA
- the LOC137404732 gene encoding uncharacterized protein: protein MIEEDAAKCEIHCFSDASTTGYGACAYLRQITKEREVKCSYLLGKARVAPLKMITIPRMELQAAVVATQLVSVLERELKDLLPANTATHYWCDSMIVLNYISNDAKKFKVYVANRIQQIRDVSTPTQWHHIASGNNPADHASRGSKVKDIIRHWINPPSFLQQSDIKIPTTKLEKTTDKLPEARCLSTSVKEIPGLLGMMERYSKWETLVNTFAVFIRVAIHKKKQKLTPYNGEKKLSG from the coding sequence ATGATAGAGGAAGATGCTGCTAAATGTGAAATACACTGTTTTTCGGATGCAAGCACTACTGGCTATGGTGCATGTGCCTACCTCAGACAAATAACCAAAGAAAGAGAAGTGAAGTGTAGTTACCTGCTTGGAAAAGCAAGAGTGGCACCCCTCAAGATGATCACGATTCCGCGCATGGAACTTCAAGCTGCTGTTGTTGCCACGCAACTAGTGAGCGTACTTGAGAGGGAGCTGAAAGACTTGCTGCCGGCCAACACTGCTACACACTACTGGTGTGATTCTATGATTGTACTAAACTACATTTCAAATGATGCTAAGAAATTCAAAGTCTACGTAGCAAATCGTATCCAGCAAATTCGAGATGTGTCAACACCTACACAATGGCACCACATAGCATCTGGAAATAACCCTGCTGACCACGCATCCAGGGGTTCTAAAGTGAAAGACATAATTCGACATTGGATTAATCCACCAAGTTTCCTTCAGCAGTCAGACATCAAAATACCCACAACGAAACTGGAAAAAACAACGGATAAGCTACCTGAAGCACGTTGCCTCTCTACTTCTGTAAAAGAAATACCTGGACTTTTAGGGATGATGGAGCGGTACTCTAAATGGGAAACGCTAGTCAACACCTTCGCGGTGTTCATCAGGGTTGCCATacataagaaaaaacaaaaactaacacCCTACAACGGAGAAAAAAAGCTATCAGGCTAA
- the LOC137404734 gene encoding uncharacterized protein, whose translation MSVQAYRRSLRHMNEDALRAFIKAELSDANNAVLNISTKIQQAANTGDSTGTDVSLEPEELKEFLEYTKPYNYTILLIDEIFKTLKGVSHDEENELSEEISELCQTMAELHATVGTFRDTIIQSLQNKFSQLKSKAFSTFADCQKDIASSPTRNTKLETWISTLAKVDQEIIQVYEDLRRWSNGKLYGSTQQDMDKISQNVRSLTRKANQLLFSAKECNDEGANSEEEDSVVEQKSSIQTTSSVHNQSVKSAVSKTRALVEAMKRETSSKETDLLSCSSQDTHGGIALAKEFAQGIATSFAQSMELQRVPVPSLYVFNGDPLEYADWEMAFSAVVDKSGISEEEKMRHLQRSVAGPARKTIQRYFRLKSPNATKQARQALREKFGDDFKICDAYKKELDSWPKIGGKDQNALTDYSEFLHQCLITMDDIPALCSLNDWSEIRKVVDKLPDWLVNQWKRKVTSYKRKHKVYPKLKDLTEFLQDEVEVNGTEVTTKGRGATAMVKLAINNKPKKSATLTVKSTEKTLTEKKTSSRPSHKFCYNCEMTNHMSVDCGHLRRKPHAEVIKLIKEKQLCSGCLRPGHSYKMCQNRAQCTKCSRRHPDCLHTEEKPEEKKKENIETVQACGKVQSTTDGFTSAMIVPVWVSHKNKPHQELLTYAMLDTQSSSTFMLDNLFDKLKCPATKTNLTITTLTSKKETTESLKISNLQVRGYRQSKKLNLPPTYTRQFIPFDKDHVPTRSKTTSWPHLQHVENELEELFECDAGLLIGYDCMSALAPIETIRAEGNVLYAVKTELGWRIVGTVDQRESADRLGISHRVIMKESEAGNQLAFECKTTIKEKSFSNEITKIMQTDFTDIKDHSKSISMEDRSFLQQLSKNIHQDSENFVTMPLPFHERPTDLPDNQKMAEKRLHLLGKKLQSEPMFRQQYTEFMTNLLDQGHAEEVTTPGKKGECWFLPHFAVFYSKKPDKIRVVFDGSAKFRQQSINDHLLQGPDLLNGLLGVLLRFRAKKIAIMCDIEKMFHQFRVAEHDRDYFRFLWWDDKMETVKVYRMVVHLFGATSSPGCATFGLRYLAQKHQSTHPKAADFIQQSLYVDDGLISVSSEQEAKELIESARDLCKKGNIRLHKFVTNSSEVLETVPPSERSQNLQEATITTTTPTQPERALGVLWCVETDTFRFTMPVSKEMQTRREILSLIASIYDPLGFLAPFIITGKQILQELCRRKADWESKLPSDLTPMWH comes from the coding sequence ATGAGTGTACAGGCCTACAGGCGTAGCTTACGTCATATGAATGAAGATGCATTGAGAGCCTTTATCAAAGCTGAGCTATCTGATGCAAACAATGCTGTACTCAACATAAGCACTAAAATACAACAAGCAGCTAACACTGGTGATAGTACTGGTACTGATGTGTCGCTAGAGCCTGAGGAACTGAAAGAGTTTTTGGAGTACACTAAACCATACAATTACACTATACTGCTGATAGATGAAATTTTTAAGACACTTAAAGGTGTATCACATGATGAGGAAAATGAGCTGAGTGAAGAAATCTCAGAGTTATGTCAAACTATGGCTGAGCTGCATGCTACTGTAGGTACGTTTCGCGACACTATAATTCAATCTTTACAAAACAAATTCTCACAACTGAAATCGAAGGCTTTTAGTACATTCGCTGACTGTCAGAAAGACATAGCTAGCAGCCCTACCCGAAACACAAAGCTGGAGACCTGGATCAGCACCCTAGCGAAAGTGGATCAGGAAATAATCCAAGTATACGAAGATTTACGCAGATGGTCAAATGGAAAGCTGTATGGCAGTACTCAACAGGACATGGACAAGATTAGTCAGAATGTCAGAAGCCTCACTCGAAAAGCAAATCAGCTACTCTTTTCCGCAAAAGAATGTAATGACGAAGGGGCAAACTCTGAAGAAGAGGACAGTGTGGTAGAACAAAAATCCAGTATACAAACCACATCATCCGTTCACAATCAATCTGTTAAGTCAGCTGTTTCCAAAACACGAGCTTTGGTTGAGGCAATGAAAAGGGAAACTAGCAGCAAAGAAACAGACCTTCTAAGCTGCTCTAGTCAAGACACGCATGGAGGTATAGCACTAGCCAAGGAGTTTGCACAGGGGATTGCTACAAGTTTTGCGCAGAGCATGGAGCTGCAAAGAGTACCAGTACCCAGCCTGTACGTGTTCAATGGGGATCCTCTGGAGTATGCTGACTGGGAGATGGCATTTTCAGCAGTAGTCGACAAAAGTGGAATATCTGAAGAGGAAAAGATGAGACATTTACAGAGAAGCGTAGCAGGTCCAGCTAGAAAAACGATACAGCGCTACTTCAGATTGAAGTCACCTAATGCTACCAAACAAGCCCGACAGGCTTTGAGAGAGAAGTTTGGCGATGACTTCAAGATATGCGATGCCTACAAGAAAGAATTGGACAGCTGGCCAAAGATTGGTGGTAAAGACCAAAATGCACTCACCGACTATTCAGAATTTCTGCATCAGTGTCTAATTACCATGGATGACATTCCAGCTTTGTGCTCACTAAATGATTGGAGTGAGATACGAAAAGTAGTCGATAAGCTACCAGACTGGCTAGTCAATCAATGGAAGAGAAAAGTCACATCATACAAACGCAAACACAAAGTATATCCAAAGCTGAAAGACCTGACAGAATTTCTACAAGATGAAGTAGAAGTTAATGGGACAGAGGTGACAACAAAAGGTCGTGGTGCTACTGCAATGGTGAAGCTAGCTATAAACAACAAACCCAAAAAGTCAGCTACACTAACTGTCAAATCAACAGAGAAGACACTTACCGAGAAGAAAACTTCAAGTCGGCCTTCCCATAAATTTTGCTACAACTGTGAAATGACCAATCATATGAGTGTTGACTGTGGTCATCTACGCAGGAAGCCTCACGCAGAGGTGATAAAACTGATCAAAGAGAAGCAGCTATGCTCTGGTTGCCTGCGGCCTGGTCATTCGTACAAAATGTGTCAGAATAGAGCGCAGTGTACCAAATGCTCCAGACGCCACCCTGACTGCCTACATACCGAGGAGAAACCTGAAGAAAAGAAGAAAGAAAATATTGAAACTGTTCAAGCCTGCGGCAAAGTACAGAGCACAACAGACGGATTTACATCAGCAATGATTGTACCTGTTTGGGTGTCACACAAGAATAAACCTCATCAGGAACTACTTACCTATGCTATGCTCGATACCCAGAGCAGCTCTACCTTCATGTTAGACAACCTGTTTGACAAGCTCAAATGCCCAGCAACTAAAACAAACCTGACAATCACTACCCTCACTtccaaaaaagaaacaacagaaaGTCTGAAGATCAGTAACCTTCAAGTAAGAGGATACAGGCAGTCTAAGAAACTGAACCTTCCACCGACATACACAAGACAGTTTATTCCATTTGACAAAGATCATGTTCCTACAAGAAGCAAAACTACTTCCTGGCCTCATCTTCAACACGTGGAGAATGAGCTAGAAGAACTCTTTGAGTGTGATGCTGGTCTGCTGATAGGATATGATTGCATGAGTGCATTAGCCCCAATAGAGACCATCAGAGCAGAGGGTAATGTTCTTTACGCTGTCAAGACTGAATTGGGATGGAGAATCGTGGGCACAGTAGACCAGAGAGAAAGTGCAGATAGATTAGGAATCAGCCACAGAGTAATCATGAAAGAGTCAGAGGCTGGAAATCAGCTAGCTTTTGAATGCAAAACAACGATAAAGGAAAAGAGTTTTTCAAACGAGATTACAAAAATCATGCAGACAGATTTCACAGACATTAAAGACCATAGCAAATCAATCTCTATGGAAGATAGATCATTTCTGCAACAACTGAGCAAGAACATCCACCAGGATTCTGAGAACTTCGTCACCATGCCACTGCCGTTTCATGAGAGACCTACCGATCTACCAGACAACCAAAAGATGGCCGAGAAACGACTCCATCTACTAGGAAAAAAACTCCAAAGCGAACCTATGTTCAGACAGCAGTACACAGAGTTTATGACCAACTTACTGGATCAGGGTCATGCAGAAGAGGTCACTACACCTGGAAAGAAAGGAGAGTGTTGGTTTTTACCACACTTCGCAGTTTTTTACTCAAAGAAACCTGACAAGATCAGAGTAGTATTTGATGGCAGTGCGAAGTTCAGACAACAGTCCATCAACGACCACTTACTGCAAGGTCCCGATCTCCTGAACGGATTATTAGGAGTGCTTCTGAGATTCAGAGCAAAGAAAATTGCCATCATGTGTGACATCGAGAAAATGTTTCATCAGTTTCGGGTGGCGGAGCATGACAGAGACTACTTCAGATTCCTGTGGTGGGATGACAAAATGGAGACAGTCAAGGTATACAGAATGGTTGTGCACCTTTTCGGCGCTACATCTTCACCTGGTTGCGCCACATTCGGATTGAGATATCTGGCACAGAAACACCAGAGCACACATCCGAAAGCTGCAGACTTCATTCAACAATCTCTATATGTAGATGACGGATTGATATCAGTCAGTAGTGAGCAAGAAGCAAAGGAGCTTATAGAGTCAGCTAGAGATCTCTGCAAGAAAGGCAACATCAGACTACACAAATTTGTAACAAACTCATCAGAGGTGCTGGAAACTGTTCCTCCTTCAGAAAGATCACAGAACCTGCAGGAAGCCACTATAACCACGACTACTCCAACACAACCAGAGAGAGCATTAGGAGTACTCTGGTGTGTAGAAACGGACACCTTTCGTTTTACCATGCCGGTCTCTAAGGAGATGCAAACTAGACGAGAAATACTATCCCTGATAGCTTCAATATATGATCCGCTAGGGTTCCTAGCACCTTTCATAATTACGGGAAAACAGATACTACAGGAGCTGTGTAGACGCAAAGCAGATTGGGAAAGTAAACTACCATCTGACCTGACACCAATGTGGCACTAG